A DNA window from Methanooceanicella nereidis contains the following coding sequences:
- a CDS encoding carboxypeptidase regulatory-like domain-containing protein has product MNIELDGISLIKAGESESGRQMEVRSVSNISTSDSRSIVEHKVPGMEGSVFQNLGRAAVRISFDGAFQGKNAKSLLEAIRSKFKQGTALPFTSDVSGSADVTKVIIEDLKIQDVAGIQGKYSYSIILREYKEPPPEPTTPPSQDDQAEEWAEKKAEEIADSINVVAGRVLDPDGNPKKGAGVLLKSDDGEYNAETDEEGKYRFENMPPGKYMITVNAEGYEGLERELTVGKKEKEGT; this is encoded by the coding sequence ATGAACATAGAGCTGGACGGCATCTCTCTTATCAAGGCCGGCGAAAGCGAATCCGGCCGCCAGATGGAGGTCAGGAGCGTATCGAACATCAGCACGAGCGACAGCCGCAGCATCGTAGAGCATAAGGTGCCCGGCATGGAAGGCAGCGTTTTCCAGAACCTCGGCAGGGCCGCCGTCCGGATATCTTTCGACGGGGCTTTTCAGGGTAAAAACGCGAAAAGCCTGCTTGAGGCGATCCGTTCAAAGTTCAAACAGGGAACAGCACTGCCGTTCACATCCGACGTCTCGGGTTCCGCGGACGTTACGAAAGTGATAATAGAGGACCTTAAGATCCAGGATGTGGCAGGAATCCAGGGAAAATACTCTTACTCCATAATCCTGAGGGAATACAAAGAGCCGCCTCCGGAACCCACCACTCCCCCTTCGCAGGATGATCAGGCGGAGGAATGGGCAGAAAAAAAGGCTGAAGAGATCGCCGATTCAATAAACGTCGTCGCAGGCCGTGTGCTGGATCCGGACGGTAACCCGAAAAAGGGGGCCGGCGTATTACTAAAAAGCGATGACGGCGAATACAACGCGGAAACAGACGAAGAAGGAAAGTACAGGTTCGAGAACATGCCGCCAGGAAAATACATGATCACCGTCAACGCCGAAGGCTACGAAGGCCTTGAGCGGGAACTCACGGTAGGCAAGAAAGAAAAAGAGGGGACATAG
- a CDS encoding phage late control D family protein, whose protein sequence is MQSPAYKVKIGSATYDSSRLREIISIYVDLDMDVPLDRFKITLMKDSKSSSIKKGDPVQIELGYDGALNKVLTGTVNTVEPKISEVIVSGFSLMSLLTDAKINQVYENQSAGAMVKDMAGRAGLAVKEASDGISFPMYSIDDSKNVYTHIHELAQLCGFDLYLTGDGKLVFKKYERKTPRPFKYGRDVLEAEANELTPPATSVKVYGESPSSFKGANTSHLKSKKVVEGIAGNGGTVLTMEDARIRDKDTADKVAVAKLESLMTPLKGTIRSLGNTRVAPGDTIEIKEMPDSRINGEFEVRSMSHIFSGAEGLITTAGWIKKVSISPSEPALMSPPAVPAPPKPPSPLEEELKKAQGAMEESRLKLMDAVESGEAALEGMLAEINNAISEMDKRAEEMIKAAEEAKNTALEAAREALKKADELKKELEAQKKKIQDAIDEKMKKFEEYKKEAMAQADKYAGELTKLKEEGKKLADQASAKVEDVKKKVAEKQKELEDALNKAKEKMDETIRQARDKKKELEDAKGSVTGEVEGVGVADKAKIPDMEKEIGRLEKEAEDLKKEIDEKQKAIEDVVSGVSEKAEEIEKEVREKIADIDNKVKEIEGKAEEVKKGIDDAEKELKGYVDEAKKNLDEITKEIQEQIDEAKKMAEDIVKEAEEKYSQSVKKAEEAKKEAMTSLEKVKKSYNEARDKVIEAKKMAGLE, encoded by the coding sequence ATGCAGAGTCCGGCATATAAGGTAAAGATCGGGTCAGCGACCTATGATTCGTCCCGGCTGAGAGAGATCATCAGCATCTACGTAGACCTGGATATGGACGTGCCGCTGGACCGGTTCAAGATCACGCTCATGAAGGACTCTAAGAGCAGTTCCATTAAAAAAGGCGACCCCGTGCAGATAGAGCTTGGCTATGACGGGGCATTGAATAAAGTGCTGACAGGGACTGTCAACACGGTGGAACCAAAGATCAGCGAGGTCATAGTCAGCGGGTTCAGCCTGATGTCGCTTCTTACGGACGCGAAAATCAACCAGGTATATGAAAACCAGTCTGCCGGCGCGATGGTTAAAGACATGGCAGGAAGGGCGGGACTTGCGGTAAAGGAAGCCTCTGACGGGATAAGCTTTCCCATGTACTCGATAGACGACTCAAAAAACGTTTACACTCATATCCATGAGCTTGCGCAGCTTTGCGGGTTCGACCTGTACCTGACTGGCGACGGAAAGCTCGTCTTCAAAAAATACGAGAGGAAAACACCCCGGCCGTTCAAGTACGGCAGAGACGTCCTGGAAGCGGAAGCGAACGAGCTTACTCCTCCTGCGACTTCGGTCAAGGTATACGGGGAGAGCCCTTCAAGCTTCAAAGGCGCTAACACGTCCCATTTAAAGTCAAAAAAGGTCGTCGAAGGCATCGCCGGGAACGGCGGCACGGTATTGACAATGGAAGATGCCCGGATACGGGATAAGGACACCGCGGATAAGGTGGCTGTAGCTAAGCTCGAGTCGCTGATGACGCCTTTAAAAGGCACTATCCGGTCTCTGGGCAATACGCGTGTCGCGCCTGGCGATACAATAGAGATAAAAGAAATGCCCGACAGCCGCATCAACGGAGAGTTCGAGGTCCGGAGCATGAGCCATATCTTCAGTGGTGCAGAGGGGCTTATCACCACTGCGGGATGGATAAAGAAGGTGTCTATCTCCCCGTCCGAGCCCGCGCTCATGTCGCCGCCTGCCGTACCCGCTCCTCCGAAGCCGCCCTCGCCTCTTGAGGAAGAGCTGAAAAAAGCACAGGGCGCGATGGAAGAAAGCCGCCTTAAGCTGATGGACGCCGTAGAGTCGGGTGAGGCCGCTCTGGAAGGAATGCTCGCAGAGATCAACAATGCAATATCCGAGATGGATAAGCGTGCGGAAGAGATGATCAAGGCCGCGGAGGAAGCTAAGAACACTGCGCTGGAGGCGGCGCGAGAAGCCCTCAAGAAAGCCGATGAGCTAAAGAAGGAGCTTGAGGCCCAGAAGAAAAAGATACAGGACGCCATCGATGAAAAAATGAAAAAGTTCGAGGAGTACAAGAAAGAGGCGATGGCACAGGCGGATAAATATGCTGGCGAGCTAACGAAGCTAAAGGAAGAAGGTAAGAAGCTGGCGGACCAGGCATCGGCTAAAGTCGAAGATGTAAAGAAAAAAGTGGCCGAGAAACAAAAGGAGCTCGAGGACGCCCTGAACAAGGCGAAGGAAAAAATGGATGAGACCATCAGGCAGGCCAGGGACAAAAAGAAGGAACTGGAAGACGCGAAGGGGTCCGTCACCGGGGAAGTTGAGGGCGTCGGCGTTGCTGATAAAGCGAAGATACCTGACATGGAGAAGGAGATAGGGCGCCTGGAAAAAGAGGCTGAGGACCTGAAAAAGGAGATCGACGAGAAGCAGAAGGCCATAGAGGATGTCGTAAGCGGCGTCAGCGAAAAGGCGGAAGAGATCGAAAAAGAGGTCCGGGAAAAGATAGCAGATATCGATAATAAGGTCAAAGAGATCGAGGGCAAGGCAGAGGAAGTGAAGAAAGGCATCGACGACGCGGAAAAAGAACTGAAGGGATACGTCGACGAGGCCAAAAAGAACCTCGATGAGATCACCAAAGAGATACAGGAACAGATAGACGAAGCGAAAAAGATGGCCGAAGACATCGTCAAAGAGGCCGAAGAGAAGTATTCGCAGTCGGTGAAGAAGGCCGAGGAAGCAAAGAAAGAGGCTATGACATCCCTGGAGAAGGTCAAGAAGTCATATAACGAGGCCAGGGATAAAGTGATCGAGGCGAAGAAGATGGCGGGGCTGGAATAA
- a CDS encoding NifB/NifX family molybdenum-iron cluster-binding protein produces MERIPMSICITAMEDNIDCKVDQRFGRCKYFIFVDPETLKYEAINNPALSESGGVGIKAASAVLKYSPEAIITGLIGDNAIKVLQTANAGVYSCKDVTVREAVALYKDGKLERLDTANN; encoded by the coding sequence ATGGAGCGTATACCAATGAGCATCTGTATAACAGCCATGGAAGATAACATCGACTGTAAAGTCGATCAGAGATTTGGCCGATGCAAGTATTTTATATTTGTCGACCCGGAGACGCTGAAATATGAAGCGATAAACAATCCCGCGCTCAGCGAATCGGGGGGCGTGGGGATCAAGGCGGCATCTGCCGTGCTAAAATACTCCCCTGAAGCTATCATAACCGGCCTGATCGGAGATAACGCGATCAAGGTCCTGCAGACCGCCAATGCCGGTGTTTATTCCTGTAAAGACGTCACGGTCAGGGAAGCCGTGGCACTGTACAAAGACGGAAAGCTGGAACGGCTTGATACTGCCAACAATTAA
- a CDS encoding DUF5320 domain-containing protein, which translates to MPGRDGTGPMGIGPSGRRLGPCRDLPADKEKNTTPVENEGKALFGVGRGGKPRGCGMGRCGGWRRE; encoded by the coding sequence ATGCCAGGAAGAGATGGGACCGGGCCGATGGGAATCGGTCCAAGCGGAAGAAGGCTTGGTCCTTGCAGGGACCTGCCCGCAGATAAAGAGAAAAACACGACACCCGTCGAAAACGAGGGAAAGGCCCTTTTCGGCGTAGGACGCGGCGGCAAGCCGCGCGGTTGCGGTATGGGACGCTGCGGAGGCTGGAGAAGGGAATAA
- a CDS encoding NifB/NifX family molybdenum-iron cluster-binding protein has product MKVCIPKEGYLVSQHFGHVPEFAIFTIEDGKVITKEIIPSPGHEPGVLPRLLSSHGVTHVITGGMGKKAQDMFAELNIKVYPGVSGTIDGTIQKFIDGTLSFGPNVCDH; this is encoded by the coding sequence ATGAAAGTGTGTATACCAAAGGAAGGGTACTTAGTATCCCAGCATTTCGGGCATGTGCCCGAGTTCGCCATATTCACCATTGAGGATGGCAAGGTAATAACTAAAGAGATCATACCAAGCCCGGGCCATGAGCCGGGTGTCCTGCCCAGGCTGCTTTCCAGCCATGGAGTGACCCATGTGATCACAGGCGGAATGGGCAAAAAGGCACAGGACATGTTCGCCGAGCTTAACATAAAGGTATATCCCGGCGTATCCGGAACGATAGACGGGACCATTCAAAAATTCATTGACGGGACTCTGTCCTTCGGGCCGAACGTCTGCGACCACTAA
- a CDS encoding ATP-binding protein, protein MTFQITVVSGKGGTGKTTLTASLAYLLKDIVVADCDVDASNLHLLLDPVVKEKKPYYGHKISAVDEELCTGCGLCETNCRFGAIKVDEGLKAHIDSIACEACGVCSFVCPAGAIKLEDRPTGEVYISDTDVCPMVHARLNAGEGTAGKLVTMVREEACKIAGKDGMVLIDGPPGIGCPVIASVAGTNIAVIVIEPTVSGVNDFNRVLSVVNRFKVKPCVCINKYDLNLHYTECVEGYCKEAGIRVLGRVPYDREVYDSICDGIVPVKGVRDEIKAYYVNIFENLKRLIDEIRSENK, encoded by the coding sequence ATGACCTTCCAGATCACAGTGGTCAGCGGCAAAGGCGGTACCGGCAAGACCACATTGACCGCATCCCTTGCATACCTGCTAAAGGATATCGTGGTGGCTGACTGTGATGTCGACGCCTCGAACCTGCACCTCCTCCTGGATCCCGTCGTGAAGGAAAAAAAGCCGTACTATGGCCATAAAATTTCCGCAGTCGACGAAGAGCTATGCACCGGATGCGGTCTTTGTGAAACGAATTGCAGGTTTGGAGCTATTAAAGTCGATGAAGGCCTTAAGGCTCACATAGACAGTATAGCATGCGAGGCATGCGGCGTATGCAGCTTTGTGTGCCCTGCCGGCGCGATAAAACTAGAAGACCGTCCGACAGGAGAAGTGTACATTTCCGATACGGATGTATGCCCTATGGTTCATGCCCGGCTTAATGCCGGCGAAGGCACCGCGGGTAAGCTTGTCACGATGGTGCGGGAAGAGGCCTGTAAGATCGCCGGCAAGGACGGCATGGTGCTGATAGACGGCCCTCCTGGCATAGGATGCCCTGTCATAGCGTCGGTGGCAGGAACTAACATAGCCGTGATAGTCATAGAGCCTACGGTGTCGGGTGTTAACGACTTTAACAGAGTCCTGAGCGTTGTAAATCGATTTAAGGTCAAGCCCTGTGTCTGCATAAACAAGTATGACCTTAACCTGCATTACACCGAATGCGTAGAGGGCTACTGTAAAGAGGCCGGGATCAGAGTTCTCGGAAGGGTGCCGTACGACAGGGAGGTCTATGACAGCATATGTGACGGCATCGTCCCGGTAAAAGGCGTACGCGATGAGATCAAAGCATATTACGTTAACATATTTGAAAATTTAAAAAGACTGATAGACGAGATAAGGAGTGAAAATAAATGA
- a CDS encoding ATP-binding protein, whose product MHIAIASGKGGTGKSTVASNMAFALSESGYDVTLADCDVEGPNLHLFLQGGEYDTEDVTVKIPLIDRSRCTYCGKCAELCKFNAISCFPGHMLVFPELCHSCGGCVIACPENAITEQERKVGAIKTSYPPLSGKIKLITGILNEGEHSSVPVIDQVKERLKDADLALIDVAPGTSCNMVAGVRGCDHCILVTEPTPFGLHDLKLAVEVLREMGIPFSIIINKSLGEDRIIEDYCNGEGIEVLEKIPYDGTVAKLYSIGVLPASKMPGLSKMFLSMFERIKAGDKQ is encoded by the coding sequence ATGCACATAGCTATAGCAAGCGGAAAGGGCGGCACTGGTAAATCTACCGTGGCCTCGAACATGGCGTTCGCCTTAAGTGAATCTGGATATGATGTCACTCTGGCGGACTGCGACGTTGAAGGCCCCAACCTTCACCTTTTCCTCCAGGGCGGAGAATATGATACGGAGGACGTCACCGTAAAAATTCCATTGATCGACAGGTCCCGGTGCACATATTGCGGTAAATGCGCAGAACTGTGTAAATTTAACGCCATATCATGTTTTCCGGGGCACATGCTCGTATTCCCTGAGCTATGCCATTCCTGCGGAGGATGTGTCATTGCCTGTCCTGAAAATGCAATAACTGAACAGGAGCGTAAGGTCGGAGCGATAAAAACGTCTTATCCGCCCTTATCCGGGAAGATCAAACTTATAACCGGTATCCTGAACGAAGGCGAGCATTCGTCGGTCCCCGTGATCGATCAGGTCAAAGAACGCCTGAAAGACGCGGACCTGGCCCTGATAGACGTGGCTCCAGGCACTTCATGCAACATGGTCGCAGGAGTGAGGGGATGTGATCACTGCATCCTTGTCACGGAGCCGACGCCTTTCGGACTTCATGACCTGAAGCTCGCTGTAGAAGTGTTAAGAGAGATGGGGATACCCTTCAGCATCATCATAAATAAAAGCCTTGGGGAAGACCGCATAATCGAGGACTACTGTAATGGGGAAGGCATAGAAGTGCTTGAAAAGATACCTTACGACGGAACAGTTGCAAAGCTTTACAGCATCGGTGTGCTGCCTGCCTCAAAAATGCCGGGGCTTTCAAAAATGTTCCTTTCTATGTTCGAACGGATAAAGGCCGGTGATAAGCAATGA
- a CDS encoding NifB/NifX family molybdenum-iron cluster-binding protein: MKICIPKEGENISQHFGQSPEFAIFTIENGAVISKEILKSPGHNPHILPEFLAGLGVTHIITCGMGKKMQEMFLPFNITVYTGVIGKVDDTIQKFLEGSLFFGQQPV, from the coding sequence ATGAAGATCTGCATACCGAAGGAAGGGGAAAACATTTCACAGCATTTCGGGCAATCACCCGAGTTCGCGATATTCACTATAGAGAACGGGGCAGTGATCAGTAAAGAAATACTGAAAAGCCCGGGGCATAACCCGCACATCCTGCCGGAGTTCCTCGCGGGACTTGGCGTCACCCACATAATAACCTGCGGAATGGGGAAAAAGATGCAGGAGATGTTCTTGCCTTTCAATATCACTGTCTATACAGGCGTGATCGGCAAGGTCGATGATACTATACAAAAATTCCTTGAAGGAAGCCTGTTTTTCGGACAGCAGCCTGTATAG
- a CDS encoding phage tail sheath subtilisin-like domain-containing protein, with product MTRIIPGVEIQVIKEIVPQQLNPSGVVAMIGTTEKGEVLEPTYVSSYSEFVNKFGAGQGYTVVRDVKQAFQNGVFQVVVVPISGMNSEKASLILKDRKGRETVKLTARKSGEEGNNIAVKIESEPESELVRLSITDGANFEIFENVVMEPTGEQYLVDKVNGRSTLVTATDLRSSSKFPNNNPDNIEDKLSGGKSGAISKADYEAALDKLEGEPDVDIVTACDVTDPEIHALIEAHCMKMSIDAKNRIGLGTVASGESIKDICERTKVMASDRFALVAPYGNLGAVAGLISKLNYYESPTFKPLSGISKLEANYTPSEQMELLKAGVIPIEAQRGRGIVVVKGISTSKEQISVTRIADHSVRGVKNITDFFIGTLNSPSGRNALKGKITEFLMQMEREGSIVPSTDGKEPAFLLDVYSSEMDFAQGIVRVNLAVRPVRAIDYIYATIKVEA from the coding sequence ATGACAAGGATAATACCAGGCGTTGAGATACAGGTGATAAAGGAGATCGTGCCGCAACAGCTTAACCCGTCAGGGGTTGTAGCCATGATAGGCACGACTGAAAAGGGTGAGGTGCTGGAGCCGACCTACGTCAGCAGCTATAGCGAGTTCGTCAATAAGTTCGGTGCTGGCCAGGGATATACGGTCGTCAGGGATGTAAAACAGGCATTCCAGAATGGCGTGTTCCAGGTAGTGGTCGTGCCTATAAGCGGCATGAACAGCGAAAAAGCGTCCCTTATCCTTAAGGACAGAAAGGGCAGAGAGACCGTAAAGCTTACCGCCAGGAAATCCGGCGAGGAAGGCAACAACATCGCCGTGAAGATCGAATCCGAGCCCGAGTCAGAGCTGGTAAGGCTTTCGATAACTGACGGCGCGAACTTCGAGATATTCGAGAACGTCGTGATGGAGCCGACAGGCGAGCAATACCTCGTCGATAAGGTCAACGGAAGGTCCACTCTCGTCACGGCTACGGACCTTCGCTCATCTTCGAAGTTCCCGAACAACAATCCCGATAACATCGAGGATAAGCTCTCCGGAGGCAAATCCGGCGCAATATCAAAAGCAGACTACGAGGCTGCCCTTGATAAGCTGGAAGGCGAGCCGGACGTCGACATAGTGACGGCATGTGACGTCACCGACCCCGAGATACACGCGCTTATAGAAGCTCACTGCATGAAGATGAGCATCGATGCGAAGAACCGCATCGGCCTTGGAACCGTAGCATCTGGAGAAAGCATAAAGGATATCTGCGAGCGGACAAAAGTGATGGCCAGCGACAGGTTCGCGCTTGTGGCGCCGTACGGGAACCTTGGGGCCGTGGCCGGTCTCATAAGCAAATTAAACTATTATGAATCCCCGACTTTCAAGCCGCTTAGCGGTATCTCAAAGCTCGAGGCTAACTACACGCCGTCCGAACAAATGGAGCTGCTAAAGGCGGGCGTAATACCCATCGAGGCACAGAGGGGCAGAGGGATCGTCGTGGTCAAAGGAATATCGACCAGTAAAGAGCAGATAAGCGTGACAAGGATCGCCGACCACTCCGTGAGGGGCGTCAAGAACATAACCGATTTTTTCATAGGTACGCTTAACAGCCCCAGTGGCAGGAACGCGCTGAAGGGCAAGATCACCGAATTCCTGATGCAGATGGAAAGGGAAGGCTCGATCGTCCCGAGCACAGACGGAAAAGAGCCGGCATTCCTGCTGGACGTCTACAGCTCTGAGATGGACTTCGCGCAGGGTATAGTCCGCGTAAATCTCGCGGTGAGGCCGGTAAGGGCTATCGACTATATCTATGCGACGATCAAGGTTGAAGCATGA
- a CDS encoding DUF134 domain-containing protein — MRERKCVGRPRSSRYLSGSDFRCMMPACRREGDIRAVTLLPEEVEALKLIDLQDLGQEEAAAVMGVSRKTIWKDIHSARKKIADAIINGKAIRIEKCESEDTETCGIDICMKKCRGSRCIDSGCADPEDPE, encoded by the coding sequence ATGAGAGAAAGAAAATGCGTTGGCAGGCCGAGGTCGAGCAGATACCTCTCGGGCAGCGATTTCAGGTGTATGATGCCTGCATGCCGTAGAGAGGGCGACATCAGGGCTGTCACTCTTTTACCCGAAGAAGTCGAGGCCTTAAAGCTTATCGACCTTCAAGACCTCGGGCAGGAAGAAGCGGCAGCAGTCATGGGCGTGTCGAGGAAGACCATCTGGAAGGATATTCACAGCGCCCGAAAAAAGATAGCTGATGCCATAATCAACGGGAAGGCCATCCGGATAGAAAAATGCGAGTCAGAGGATACCGAAACCTGCGGAATAGACATCTGTATGAAGAAATGCAGGGGCAGCAGATGCATCGATTCCGGATGCGCAGATCCTGAAGACCCGGAATAA
- a CDS encoding peptidoglycan-binding domain-containing protein, whose product MTEGSGGETTEKKEVKEYTVPDIMPGGIERVRLVDGSWDPIADRPYKYSADNGGTVGEGNSDSDGYIKEKGIVPGGKQVTLTPGESAEEGKDQEMPKVNPGPIPDDKLLELKNQSDGGKGPVKKMDNRKELVEHVQHMLIALGYDLGDYGPDKNGVDGDFGDATEKAVKDFQEKHKDWEGNALVVDGLVGPRTGNALNRALVGVWYEKYETPRDLTGDVKLVTLTRKMAESEGVSF is encoded by the coding sequence ATGACTGAAGGTTCAGGCGGGGAGACGACCGAGAAAAAAGAGGTCAAGGAATATACCGTGCCCGATATAATGCCCGGGGGCATCGAGAGAGTAAGGCTGGTCGACGGGAGCTGGGACCCTATAGCTGACAGGCCGTATAAGTATTCTGCCGATAACGGCGGGACTGTCGGGGAAGGTAATTCGGACAGCGACGGGTACATTAAGGAAAAAGGTATCGTGCCCGGGGGAAAACAGGTCACTTTAACGCCGGGGGAGAGCGCCGAAGAAGGAAAAGACCAGGAGATGCCTAAAGTTAACCCGGGACCGATCCCCGATGATAAGCTGCTCGAGCTAAAGAATCAGAGCGACGGCGGCAAAGGCCCGGTGAAAAAGATGGATAACCGCAAGGAACTTGTCGAGCACGTCCAGCACATGCTGATAGCGCTGGGGTATGACCTGGGCGACTACGGCCCGGATAAGAACGGCGTCGACGGAGACTTTGGGGATGCGACTGAGAAGGCGGTAAAAGACTTCCAGGAGAAACATAAGGACTGGGAGGGAAACGCGCTGGTCGTGGATGGACTGGTGGGACCGAGGACAGGAAATGCTCTGAACAGGGCACTTGTAGGCGTATGGTATGAAAAATACGAGACGCCCCGGGATCTGACGGGTGACGTAAAGCTTGTGACATTGACCAGGAAGATGGCGGAAAGCGAGGGAGTCAGCTTTTAG